One Eptesicus fuscus isolate TK198812 chromosome 11, DD_ASM_mEF_20220401, whole genome shotgun sequence genomic region harbors:
- the PRKRA gene encoding interferon-inducible double-stranded RNA-dependent protein kinase activator A isoform X3 has translation MPDPSKQPKNQLNPIGSLQELAIHHGWRLPEYTLSQEGGPAHKREYTTICKLESFMETGKGASKKQAKRNAAEKFLAKFSNISPENHISLTNVVGHSLGCTWHSLRNSPGEKINLLKRSLLSIPNTNYIQLLSEIAKEQGFNITYLDIEELSANGQYQCLAELSTSPITVCHGSGISCSNAQSDAAHNALQYLKIIAERK, from the exons ATGCCTGACCCTTCCAAGCAACCAAAGAACCAGCTTAATCCTATTGGTTCATTACAG GAATTGGCTATTCATCATGGCTGGAGACTTCCTGAATATACCCTTTCCCAGGAGGGAGGACCTGCTCATAAGAGAGAATATACCACAATCTGCAAGCTGGAGTCATTTATGGAAACTG gaAAAGGGGCATCAAAAAAACAAGCCAAGAGAAATGCTGCTGAGAAATTTCTTGCCAAATTCAGTAACATTTCTCCAGAGAACCACATTTCTTTA ACAAATGTAGTAGGACATTCCTTAGGATGCACTTGGCATTCCTTGAGGAATTCTCCGGGTGAAAAGATCAACCTGCTGAAAAGAAGCCTCCTCAGTATTCCCAATACGAATTACATCCAGCTGCTCAGTGAAATCGCCAAGGAACAGGGTTTTAATATAACATATTTGGATATAG AAGAACTGAGTGCCAACGGACAGTATCAGTGCCTCGCGGAACTGTCCACCAGTCCTATCACCGTCTGCCACGGCTCTGGGATCTcctgcagcaatgcacagagTGATGCCGCCCACAATGCTTTGCAGTACTTAAAGATAATAGCAGAAAGAAAGTAA
- the PRKRA gene encoding interferon-inducible double-stranded RNA-dependent protein kinase activator A isoform X1 gives MSQSRHRAAAPPLEREDSGTFSLGKMITAKPGKTPIQVLHEYGMKTKNIPVYECERSDMQIHVPTFTFRVTVGDITCTGEGTSKKLAKHRAAEAAINILKANASICFAVPDPLMPDPSKQPKNQLNPIGSLQELAIHHGWRLPEYTLSQEGGPAHKREYTTICKLESFMETGKGASKKQAKRNAAEKFLAKFSNISPENHISLTNVVGHSLGCTWHSLRNSPGEKINLLKRSLLSIPNTNYIQLLSEIAKEQGFNITYLDIEELSANGQYQCLAELSTSPITVCHGSGISCSNAQSDAAHNALQYLKIIAERK, from the exons ATGTCCCAGAGCAGGCATCGCGCCGCGGCCCCGCCGCTGGAGCGCGAGGACAGCGGGACCTTCAG TTTGGGGAAGATGATTACAGCTAAACCGGGGAAAACACCGATTCAGGTATTGCACGAATACGGCATGAAGACCAAGAACATCCCGGTGTATGAATGTGAAAGATCCGATATGCAAATACACGTGCCCACTTTCACCTTCAGAGTAACCGTTGGGGACATAACCTGCACAG GTGAAGGTACAAGTAAGAAGCTGGCGAAACATAGAGCTGCAGAGGCTGCCATAAACATTTTGAAAGCCAATGCAAGTATTTG cttTGCAGTTCCTGACCCCTTAATGCCTGACCCTTCCAAGCAACCAAAGAACCAGCTTAATCCTATTGGTTCATTACAG GAATTGGCTATTCATCATGGCTGGAGACTTCCTGAATATACCCTTTCCCAGGAGGGAGGACCTGCTCATAAGAGAGAATATACCACAATCTGCAAGCTGGAGTCATTTATGGAAACTG gaAAAGGGGCATCAAAAAAACAAGCCAAGAGAAATGCTGCTGAGAAATTTCTTGCCAAATTCAGTAACATTTCTCCAGAGAACCACATTTCTTTA ACAAATGTAGTAGGACATTCCTTAGGATGCACTTGGCATTCCTTGAGGAATTCTCCGGGTGAAAAGATCAACCTGCTGAAAAGAAGCCTCCTCAGTATTCCCAATACGAATTACATCCAGCTGCTCAGTGAAATCGCCAAGGAACAGGGTTTTAATATAACATATTTGGATATAG AAGAACTGAGTGCCAACGGACAGTATCAGTGCCTCGCGGAACTGTCCACCAGTCCTATCACCGTCTGCCACGGCTCTGGGATCTcctgcagcaatgcacagagTGATGCCGCCCACAATGCTTTGCAGTACTTAAAGATAATAGCAGAAAGAAAGTAA
- the PRKRA gene encoding interferon-inducible double-stranded RNA-dependent protein kinase activator A isoform X2, which translates to MSQSRHRAAAPPLEREDSGTFSLGKMITAKPGKTPIQVLHEYGMKTKNIPVYECERSDMQIHVPTFTFRVTVGDITCTGEGTSKKLAKHRAAEAAINILKANASICFAVPDPLMPDPSKQPKNQLNPIGSLQELAIHHGWRLPEYTLSQEGGPAHKREYTTICKLESFMETGKGASKKQAKRNAAEKFLAKFSNISPENHISLTNVVGHSLGCTWHSLRNSPGEKINLLKRSLLSIPNTNYIQLLSEIAKEQGFNITYLDIGSNVLGI; encoded by the exons ATGTCCCAGAGCAGGCATCGCGCCGCGGCCCCGCCGCTGGAGCGCGAGGACAGCGGGACCTTCAG TTTGGGGAAGATGATTACAGCTAAACCGGGGAAAACACCGATTCAGGTATTGCACGAATACGGCATGAAGACCAAGAACATCCCGGTGTATGAATGTGAAAGATCCGATATGCAAATACACGTGCCCACTTTCACCTTCAGAGTAACCGTTGGGGACATAACCTGCACAG GTGAAGGTACAAGTAAGAAGCTGGCGAAACATAGAGCTGCAGAGGCTGCCATAAACATTTTGAAAGCCAATGCAAGTATTTG cttTGCAGTTCCTGACCCCTTAATGCCTGACCCTTCCAAGCAACCAAAGAACCAGCTTAATCCTATTGGTTCATTACAG GAATTGGCTATTCATCATGGCTGGAGACTTCCTGAATATACCCTTTCCCAGGAGGGAGGACCTGCTCATAAGAGAGAATATACCACAATCTGCAAGCTGGAGTCATTTATGGAAACTG gaAAAGGGGCATCAAAAAAACAAGCCAAGAGAAATGCTGCTGAGAAATTTCTTGCCAAATTCAGTAACATTTCTCCAGAGAACCACATTTCTTTA ACAAATGTAGTAGGACATTCCTTAGGATGCACTTGGCATTCCTTGAGGAATTCTCCGGGTGAAAAGATCAACCTGCTGAAAAGAAGCCTCCTCAGTATTCCCAATACGAATTACATCCAGCTGCTCAGTGAAATCGCCAAGGAACAGGGTTTTAATATAACATATTTGGATATAG gATCAAATGTCCTGGGAATTTAG
- the PJVK gene encoding pejvakin codes for MFAAATKSFVKQVGDGGRLVPVPSLSEADKYQPLSLVVKKKRCFLFPRYKFTSTPFTLKDILLGDREISAGISSYQLLNYEDESDVSLYGRRGNHIVNDVGINVTGSDSVAVKASFGVVTKHEVEVSTLLKEISSRKINFDHSLIRQSRSSRKAVLCVVMESIRTTRQCSLSVHAGIRGESMRFHFMDEQNPRGRDKAIVFPAHTTIAFSVFELFIYLDGVFDLCVTSVSKGGFEREETATFAVLYRLRNILFERNRRVMDAISRSQLYLDDLFTDYYDKRFSMTDISLKEGTHIRVNLLNHNIPKGPCILCGMGNLKRETVYGCFQCSVDGQKYVRLHAVPCFDIWHKRMK; via the exons ATGTTTGCTGCTGCTACCAAGAGCTTTGTCAAGCAAGTTGGAGATGGAGGGAGATTAGTTCCTGTTCCAAGCCTCAGTGAAGCTGACAAATACCAACCTCTAAGTCTGGTGGTAAAAAAGAAGCGATGCTTTCTGTTTCCTAGATACAAATTTACCTCGACACCCTTTACACTGAAAGATATTCTTCTAGGAGACAGAGAAATTTCAGCTG gtatttcatCTTATCAGTTACTGAATTATGAAGATGAATCAGATGTTTCACTCTATGGAAGGCGAGGCAACCATATTGTGAATGATGTTGGGATTAACGTTACTGGATCAGATTCTGTTGCAGTAAAAGCTTCATTTGGTGTAGTAACTAAACATGAAGTGGAAGTTTCAACATTACTCAAGGAAATTAGTTCACG aaaaattaattttgaccACAGCTTGATACGTCAGTCAAGGAGCAGCAGAAAGGCAGTATTGTGTGTTGTCATGGAAAGCATTCGAACCACACGGCAGTGCTCACTGTCTGTGCACGCTGGAATTCGTGGGGAATCCATGCGG tttcattttatggatgaacaGAATCCCAGGGGAAGGGACAAAGCTATTGTTTTCCCAGCACACACAACCATAGCTTTCAGTGTTTTCGAACTCTTCATTTACTTGGATGGTGTCTTTG ACCTTTGTGTCACTTCAGTGTCAAAAGGAGGATTTGAAAGGGAAGAAACAGCAACGTTTGCCGTGCTCTACAGATTGAGAAATATACTATTTGAAAGAA ATAGAAGAGTGATGGACGCCATTTCTCGTTCACAGCTTTACTTAGACGACCTTTTTACTGACTACTATGATAAACGTTTCAGCATGACTGATATTTCACTCAAAGAAGGGACTCACATCCGTGTTAACTTACTTAATCACAACATTCCAAAAGGACCTTGCATACTCTGTGGGATGGGGAACTTAAAAAGGGAGACGGTTTATGGGTGCTTTCAGTGCTCTGTCGATGGGCAGAAGTACGTGAGACTTCATGCAGTTCCTTGTTTTGATATTTGGCacaagagaatgaaataa